Below is a window of Janthinobacterium lividum DNA.
TCTGTCCTTTCCTGCGCGGCTTTGTTATATTGCCAGCTCTACAAGGGGAGAGGCAGTGTGATGACAGCAGGACAACACGACACGGTCTGGCTGACGGGCTTGAGCGGCGCCGGCAAGACCACCGTTGCGCTGGCGCTGGCACAAGCGCTCAAGGCGCAGGGCCGCGCCGTGGCGGTGCTCGATGGCGACCAGCTGCGCCATGGCTTGAACCGCGACCTGGGTTTTACCCCCGAAGACCGGCATGAAAACATCCGCCGCACGGCCGAAGTGGCGCGCCTGATGAACGCGGCGGGCCTGACCGTCATCGCCGCCTTCATTTCGCCGTACCGCGCCGACCGGGCCATGGCCGCCGCCATCATCGGTGCGGATCATTTCATCGAAGTCCACGTCAGCACGCCGCTGGCCGTGTGCGAGGCGCGTGACCCCAAGGGTTTGTATGGAAAGGCGCGCGCGGGGCATCTGGCGCAATTCACGGGCGTCTCCGCGCCGTATGAAGCGCCGCTGGCGGCCGCGCTGATTCTGAACACGGCCACCTTGGCGCTGGACGAATCGGTCGAGCGCCTGTGCCGGCATTTGCAGCAGCGGCTGTGACGGCGTGGTGACGATGCGTATGAGATTGCGCAAATGGCTGCGCGGGCGCTTGCCGGCCAGCTTGAAGGCGCGCATGAGCGTGGTCGTCTTCCTGCTCGTGCTCGCTGCCGTGGCCTCGCTGGCGCTGGCCACCCTGGCCGTGGCCGAGCGCGGCATGCGCGACGTGACGGGGCGCCAGCAGTACGTATCGCTGGCCAGCGCCGCCGTTTTCATCGATGAAGAACTTGACGCGAAGCGCAATGTGCTGCGCGCGATGGCAGACAGCCTGGCGGCCAGCGGCGCGCATGACGGCGCCAGCCTGCAGCGCTTCCTGGCCGCGCAAACGGTGCTGGCCAGGGAGTTTTATTCGGCCGGCGTGGTCGGTATTGATGGCGTCGTCCTGGCCAGCGTGAGTCCCTTCAAGCCGCAGGCGGGGCTGAACGTGAAGGGCCGTCCTTACTTTGAACAGACGCTGGCGACCCGCCACTCGGTGATTTCCGCGCCGCTCAACGGCAGCATTTCCGGCATGCCCATCGTCGTGGTGACGCAGCCTGTGTTCGACGCGCACGGCGGCGTGCGGTATGTGCTGGCGGCCAGCGTGAACCTGCGCCAGCCCGATTTCCTGGGGCGTCTCGGCGCGCTCAAGCCTGGCCCGGGCGGCTACCTGTACATCATGACCAGCGAAGGCGTGATCGTCGAGCATCCCGACAAGTCTCGCATCATGCAGAATATCGTAGCCAAGGGCCCCATCAGCGTACCCACGCGGCGCGCCATGCAGGGTTTCGAGGGTTGGCTGACGGGCACCACCACGCAAGGCGTCGATGCCTTGTTTGCCTACCACCGCATCGCCTCGACGGGCTGGATACTTGCCTCCGTCTATCCCATGAGCGACGCGTTCGCGCCGCTGCACGCCATCCGCAGCAAGATCCTGCTGGCCGCCGTGCTGCTGGCGGCGCTGGCGGGCCTGGCCGGCTGGCGCGTGGTGCTGCGCCTGTTGCAGCCTTTGGAGCGCTTGCGCCGCCAGGTGCACCAGATCCGCCGCCAGCGCCTGGGCATCGAGGTGCTGCAAATCGAGCGGCGCGACGAGATCGGCGACTTGAGCCGCGATTTCTACTCGCTGGTGGCCGAGCGCGAAATCGCCGAGGCGCAGACGCGCGACAGCGAGCGGCGCCTGAAGCTGCTGACGGATCATGTGCCCGTGGTGATCGTCTACATCGACCGGGAGCACCGCTACCAGTTCATCAACGCCACGTTTGAAAAATGGTTCGGCAGGTCGCAGCAGGAAAGCATGATGCAGTCGATACGCGAGGTGCTGGGCGAGGAAGCCTACCAGCTGCGCGAGGAGTACCTGCTGCGCGCCTTTGCGGGCGAGGAGGTCGAATATGAATTTACCATCGGCGGCGAGGGGGACGCCGGCCGGCGCGCTTTCCAGACCAGTTACGTGCCTGATGTGGGCGAGAGCGGCGTGGTGGAAGGCGTGTATGGCCTGATACACGAAATTACCAAAACCAAGGCGATGCACACGGCGCTGCAGTTTGCCGCCGCCACCGACACCCTGACGGGCATCGCCAACCGCCGCCGCTTCGACGAGCAGCTGGCGCAAAGCATGCAGCGCACGCGGGCCGCGCGCGCGCCGATGGCGCTGGCCTATCTCGATATCGACCGTTTCAAGGCCATCAACGACAGCCTGGGACACAAAGCGGGCGACGAGGTGCTTAAGGAATTCGCCTCGCGCCTGGTGCGCAGCGTGCGCGCCAGCGACCTGGTGGCGCGTCTAGCCGGAGATGAATTCGTGATCATTCTCGAAGGCGTGAACAGCGCCGCCGAGGTGCGGCACGTCGGCACTAAAATCGTCGACGCCATCCGCCAGCCCTTCGAGCTGGCCAGCGGCCCGCTGCCGGTGACGACCAGCATCGGCATTGCCATCTTCCGCGAAGGCGCGCTGACGGCGACGCAGTTGCTGGACCTGGCCGACCAGGCCCTGTATGCCGCCAAGGGGCAGGGCCGCGATGGCGTGGCGCTGCTCGAGGCGGCGCCGTAGGTTTTACAGGGTGGCAGTCCAGTGGTCGAGCTGCTGCGTGGTGGCCGTCACGCCGCCGCAGACGATGACGAGCACCTTGCGGTAGGGCGCCAGTTCCGGCGCCTTGCCGTAGACGGCCGCCAGTGCCGCGCCGCAGGCCGGCTCCACCACCAGGCGCTGGTCGGTGATAAAGCGCTGGCAGGCGTCGACGGCGGCCCGGTCCGACACTACCACGCTGTGCAGCAGGCGTGTCTGGCTGATGGCGTAGGCTTGTGCGCAGACCTGGCGCGCAGCCAGCGAAGTGGCGATGCTGGTCACGGCCGGCAGGGCCACGTGTTCGCGCGCGGCCACGGCCGCCGCCAGCGAAGCGGCGCCTTGCGTTTCCACGGCCACCAGGGCCACGTCATCCCAGCCGTTGCGCTGCAAGCCTTCGGCCACGCCGGCCAGCAGTCCGCCGCCGCCCACCGACAGCACCACCGCGTCCGGCTTCAGGCCCGCGCTGGCCACTTCATCGATCATGCCCGCGTGGCCCTGCCACAGCAGCGGGTCGTCGAACGGATGCAGAAAGGCGTCTTGCGGCGTGAGCATGGCCTGCGCCAGCGCGTTCGCTTCCTGCCAGGCGGCGCCGTGCACGATGACTTCGGCGCCTTCCTGCGCGATCAGGGCCTTGGCACGCGCGCTGGTCGTTTCCGGCACGACGACGATGACGGGAATGCCCAGCTGGCGTCCCGCATAGGCGACGGCGATGCCGGCATTGCCGCCGGAAGAAGAGATGAAGCGGCTGGCGCCGCGCCGCGCGTATTCTTCGCAGGCGAGGCCGATGCCGCGGATCTTGAAGGAGCCGGGCGGCTGCAAGGCTTCGAGCTTGAGCCAGATGGCGCGTTCGCTGTGCAGGCTCAGGGCGCGCGAGTTGAGCAAGGGAGTTTCGATGTGCAGGGCCATGCGTGTTCCTGGTAGACAGTCAGGCCAGCATCATAGCCGAAGCGCCCGTGCCACCGTGTCACCCTTGCCGGGCGTATGACCGCGGTTAATTCAGCGGGGCGCTCTTGAGCTGATGCGTGCGCGCCACTTCCTTCATCGCTTCGAGCAGGTCGTCGCGCAGCTGGCGCGGCAGCTGGCCGAAGAATTCCTCGTCGTTCTGGTCGGCCATTCCGGCCAGTACGGGCACCAGCGCCTCGCCTTCCGTGGTCAGTTCGATCGAATGCTGGCGGCGGTCGGCCAGCAGGATCGACTTGCTGACCATGCCCTTGCTTTCCAGGCGGTCGATCAGTTTCGAGACGGCGCCCTTGCTCATGCCCGACACTTGCGCCAGTACCGTGGGCGAGGTGCAACCCAGGCGGAACATTTCGCGCAGCACCACCCATTCGGAGACCGTCACGCCATTGGCTTCGGCTTTTTTCTGAAAGCTGTGGGAAACGTGATTGGAAACGAAACGCAGCCAGTAACCGAGATGGGCTTCCAGCTCGCTGACGGGGACGCTGTTGGGATGGGCGGCTTGCGGTGTGGCGGCCGTTTCAAAATTATGGCTCATTTCTCTTCCTTCACTGGGCGGCGTTGCCGGCATGGTTCAGGCCTTCACGCTTGCTGTCGAGTGGTTTGTTTGGGAACAATCATCGTGCTTGAGGTATTTCTAACACTGTTTTCACAGGAAATCACTTACCGGCAAAGAGTTTTTCCTTTTTTCTTGCTGTAGATAGATAAAAAGCAATAACAAGCAAATAATCGTATAGCTGGACAGGAAGATTAAAAAAATAACTCATGTTGTATCAATGGTAACATGAATTTTGCCGAATTGATAAATATTTCAATTACGATCAATGTCGAATAGCACATGCCTGTTGCCGGCGCCCTTCAGATGAACCGTTCCACCAGAAAATCGACGAAGCTGCGCAATTTGGGCGAACGATAGCGGTCCGGCAGGTAGACCACGCTCAAGGGGCGGCTGGGCAATGCATGCGTGGGGAATAGCTGGACCAGGCGGCCCGCCTGCACGTCAGTTTCCAGCAGGAAGGTCGGTTGCAGCACGATGCCCATGCCATGCAATGCGGCAACGCGTAGCGCCTGGCCGTGATTGACTTGCAGGCGGCCCGAGACGGGCACGCTGCATACATCGTCCTGCTGGCCTGTCAAACGCCAGTGCGCCAGGGCGGCGGGCGAGAAGGACAGGCATTCGTGCTGGCTCAGGTCGGCCGGCTGGCGCGGTGTTCCCTTGCGCGCCAGATAGTCGGGAGAGGCGCAGATCATCAGCCGGTACGGTGCCAGCGGCCTGGCGATCAGCGTCGAATCAGGCAGCTGGCCGATACGGATGGCGGCCTCGAAGCCTTCCTCCACCAGGTCGACCACGCGGTCGCTCAGGGCCACATCGATGCTCACTTCGGGATAGCGTTCCAGATACACGGCCATGGCGGGCATCAGTGCTTCCGCGCCGAAGGTGAGGGGCGCCGTGATGCGCAGCTTTCCGGCGGGCGCCAGTTGCAGGTTTTGCGCCTGGACATCGGTTTCGCTCACCAGCCTGAGGATTTCCTTGCAGCGCGCGTAGTAATCCTCGCCGAAGGCGGTCAGATGCTGGCGCCGGGTGGTGCGCTGGAGCAGTTGCATGCCCAGGCGTTTTTCCAGCGTCCGCAGATGGTTGCCGGCCATCGTCGCGGAGATCCCGCAGGCGGCCGCGGCCGCGCTCAGACTGCCTTTCTCAACGGCCAGTACGTACACCTTCATGCTGTCGAGCAAATCCATTGGTAATCCTCAGTGTTAAATCATTGAATCAAACCATAGTTTATCTATTTATGATTATAAATGACACTGATGTTTTCCCGCCAGCCTGCGGCCACCCTGACACACATCGATTGAGAACAGACCATGAAAGCCATACAACTGACCGCTCCTTCCCTTACCGCGTTTCGCCAGACCGAGCTGCCCGAGCCGCAGGCCGGCCGGGGTGAAGTGCTGCTGCGCCTGCGCGCCGCCACGCTGAACTTCCTGGACGTGGCCATTGCGACGGGCAACTTTGCCGGCGGGGCCTTTCCGCTGATCCCCGTCGCCGACGGTGCGGGCGAAGTGGCGGCGCTGGGCGACGGCGTCAGCGGCCTGGCCGTCGGCGACCGCGTCATCCCGCACTTCATGCCGAACTGGCAGGGCGGCGCCATTTCGCCGCACAACGTCGGCGCGATGCGCGGCGTCACCTTGCCGGGCTCGCTGGCCGAGTACGTGACCGTCCCCGTTGCCAGCCTGGTCCCCTTGCCGGCCCACCTTGATTTCGTCCAGGGTGCGGCGCTGCCCATCGCGGCGACGACGGCCTGGAATGCCGTGCGTTCGGCGCAGGTGCGCCCAGGATCGGTCGTGTTGCTGTTGGGAACGGGCGGCGTCAGCCTCTTTGCCTTGCAGTTCGCCAAGGCCTCGGGCGCCACGGTGATCCTGGCGTCGTCCAGCGATGAAAAGCTGGAACGGGCGCGCCAGCTGGGCGCCGATCACCTGATCAACTACCGGACCACGCCGGCCTGGGACGCGGAAGTGCTGAAACTGACCGCTGGGCGGGGCGCCGACCTGGTGGTCGAGACGGTGGGCGGTGCCACCATCGTGCGCTCGCTCAACGCGGCGGCGGTGGGCGGCACGGTCTTCACGGTGGGCTTTGTCGGCGGCACGGCCGCCAGCATCGACTTGCTGCCCGTCATCGTCAAGGCCTTGCGCATCGTCGGCAACAACACCGGTTCCGTGGCCGACCTGGCGCAGGCGGCCCAGGCCATCGCCGCGCATGGCATCGTGCCCGTCATCGACCGCGTGTTCAGCATCGATGACACGGCCGAAGCGTATGCGGAGCTGGCTGCCGGCGGGCGCCACTTCGGCAAGCTTGCCATTGCGCACTGAGCCGGTAAGGCCAGGTCTTGCCCGGTGAGGGCTTGCGCCACCGGCGGCGGCGTCGTCAGGCGGCCACGCGCACTTTCACGTTGGCGTCGCGCAAGACCTGGGCAAAGCGGGGCGGCGGCGGCGCATCCGTAAACAGGATGTCGACTTGCGCCAGGTCGGCCAGGCGCACCAACGCCTTGCGGCCGAATTTATGCTGGTCGGCCACCAGCCACACTTCGCGCGACTGCTCGATGATGGCTTGCGCCACCTTCACTTCGCGCGCGTCGAAGTCGCGCAGGCTGCCGTCTTCGTCGATGCTGGAAATACCGATGATGCCGATGTCGACCTTGAACTGGCGGATGAAGTCGATGGTGGCTTCGCCCACGATGCCACGGTCGCGCCCGCGCACCACGCCGCCGGCCACGATGACTTCGCAGGCGGCGTTGTCGGCCAGGATGGCGGCCACGTTCAAGTTGTTCGTCACCACGTGCAAGCCCGTGTGCCGGCCCAGCGCGCGCGCCACTTCCTCGGTCGTCGTGCCGATATTGATCAGCAGTGAACAGCCGTGCGGCACCTGCGCGGCGACGGCGGCCGCGATGCGCCGCTTGGCGTCGCTGTTGAACACTTGCCGCTGGCTGTAATCGATGTTTTCCACGGACGAGGGCAAGCCGACGCCGCCGTGGTAGCGGGCCAGCAGGCGCGCTTCTTCCATCTGCTTGACGTCGCGGCGCACGGTTTGCGGCGTCACGTCCAGCTGCTGTGCCAGCTCTTCGACGGACATGGTGACCTTCTCGCGCACCACTTCGAGCAGGCGGCGCTGGCGGGGATTCAAAATCATGGGCTGTCTCTTTAAAAATCACAAACGAACAAAAACGAACAAGTTGTGATGAAAATATGTTGCTATGGGTTCGTATTCTGGCGTAATCTTATCCATATTGCATTCGAATTACATCTGTATTGATCTTAACGACAGTCACCGGCGATGCCTAGTCTTTCCTCGCCGGCCTTTCCCCGACAGACACGGAGTCCCGATGGCCGCAGCACAGCAAGGTGTGGAGACAACGATGGCATGCGACGTGCTGGTGGTGGGTGGCGGCATCAATGGCGCCGGCATCGCGCGCGATGCGGCCGGACGGGGCTTGTCCGTGGTGCTGTGCGAAAAGGACGACCTGGCTTCCCACACTTCGTCCGCATCGACCAAGCTGATACACGGCGGCCTGCGCTACCTCGAATACTATAAGTTCGGCCTCGTGCGCAAGGCGCTGATCGAGCGCGAAGTGCTGCTGCGCTCTGCACCGCACATCATGTGGCCGCTGCGCTTCGTCATGCCGCACGCCAAGGGCCAGCGCCCGGCCTGGCTGATACGCGCCGGCCTGTTCCTCTACGACATGCTGGCGAAGCGGGAAATCCTGCCTGCCTCCAGCGGCATCGACCTGACCCGCCACGCGGCCGGCACACCGTTAAAACCCGAGTTCAAGCGCGGCTTCGTGTATTCCGACGGCTGGGTCGACGATGCGCGCCTGGTGGTGCTGAACGCCGTCGACGCGGCGGACAAGGGCGCGCACGTGCTGACGCAGACGCGCTGCACGATGCTGGCGCGCGAGGGTGACGGTGAGTCCTGGATGGCCACCCTGCAGCATGCCAGCGGCAGGCAGACGCTGGTGCGCGCGCGCAGCGTCGTCAATGCGGCCGGGCCATGGACGGCCGAATTCCTGCAACAGGCGGCGCCCGGTGGACAGGGGCGGCATTTGCGCCTGATTAAGGGCAGCCATATCGTCGTCAAGCGCCTGTTCGAGCATGATCATGCCTATATCTTCCAGCATCCGGACGGGCGCATCGTATTTGCCATTCCGTATGAGCACGATTTCACCCTGATCGGCACCACCGATCTCGATTACCACGGCGACACTGGCAAGGTGGAAATCGATGACGAGGAAATTCGTTACTTGTGCGAGCTTTCCAGTTACTATTTCAGCAAGCCCGTCAATCCTGCCGACGTGGTCTGGACGTATGCCGGCGTGCGTCCGCTGGTGGAAGACGCGGCGGCTGACGCCAAGGCTGTCACGCGCGATTACCGCTTCGAGCTGGACCAGGAAGGTGCGCCGCTGCTCAGTGTTTTCGGCGGCAAGATCACCACCTTCCGCAAGCTGGCTGAGGAGGCAATGGATATGCTGGCGCCCTTGCTGGGCAATACGCTGCCGGCCTGGACAGCCAGCGCCTGCCTGCCCGGTGGCGACGTGTATGGCGCCGTGCCGCAGAACCGCTCCGTGCGCGAGTTCGGCCAGTTCGTGCAAGGCTTGCAGCGCGAGTACCCTTGGCTGCCGGCGGCGCTGGTGGCGCGCTATGCGCGCGCTTACGGCACGCGCATTCACGTGCTGTTGGCAGGGCGGTCGGAGGTGGCGGCCATGGGCGAGGAAATTGCCGCCGGCCTGTACGCGGCGGAAGTCGACTATTTGCGGCGCCATGAATGGGCCGTCAGCGCGGCCGACATCCTGTGGCGGCGCTCCAAGCTGGGCCTGCACCTGCCGCGCGAGACGGCGGGCATGCTCGACGCCTGGCTGCTGCAGCATCCGTTGTTGCCCTAAGAAGGTCACGTTGGCGACCGCGCCCCGCAGAGGGTGCGGCGAAGAATAAGAAACCATCACTGGAGGAGAAGCGCGTGCAACTGGTACTGGACAAGATCAGCAGGAAGCAGGGGGCTGACGACTTTTTATATCCGATGTCGCTGGCGTTGGTGCCAGGCGCCATCAACGTCTTGCTGGGCACCACGCGTGCCGGCAAGACGACCCTGATGCGCGTGATGGCGGGCCTGGACAAGCCCAGCGGTGGCACCGTCACGGCCGATGGTGTTGACGTGACGGGCGTGCCCGTCAGCAAGCGCAACCTGGCCATGGTGTACCAGCAATTCATCAACTATCCGGCCTTCACCGTCTACGACAATATCGCCTCGCCCTTGCGCTTGCGCAAGGTGCCCGAGGAACAGATACGCGCGAAAGTGCTGGCGCTGGCCGAGCGTCTGCATATCACGCCGTATCTGCAGCGCACGCCTGGAGAATTGTCGGGCGGCCAGCAGCAGCGCACGGCGCTGGGACGCGCGCTGATCAAGGATGCGTCCCTGTTGCTGCTCGATGAGCCCTTGGTGAACCTCGACTACAAACTGCGCGAGGAATTGCGCCGCGAATTGACGGAACTGTTTTTCCAGCGGCAGCACGACGGTCGTATATGCGACCACGGAACCGCTGGAAGCGCTGCAGCTGGGCGGCCACGTGGCCGTGCTGCACGAAGGACGCTTGCTGCAGCAGGGCCCGACCCTGGACGTCTTCAACGCCCCCAATTCCATCGACGTGGCGCGCACCTTCAGCGACCCGCCCATCAACCTGATTCCCGCACGCGTGGATGCGCAGGGCGTGGCGCAGGCGGCCGATGGCTTGTCCATTCACTTGAGCGGCGAACAGCGCGCCTGCCTGGGCGACAGCACGGAGGTGATCCTCGGCGTGCGCGCGCACAGCCTGCATCTGTCGCCGCAGTCCGATGGCGACGTGGCCATCGCGACGCAGGTGGACCTGGCGGAAATCAGCGGCTCGGAAACCTATGTGCATGCGCGCCGCGGCGAGCTGGCTCTGGTGGCGCAGCTCGGCGGCGTGCACAAGCTGGAGATCGGCAGCGCCTGCACCGTGTATTGCCAGCCGCATGCCTTGCTGATTTTCGCCAACGATGGTGGCTTGTTGTTTGCCCCGCAGACAGGGAGCATCTGACATGGCGCGCATCGAACTGCTTGACCTGGCCCACGCCTACAAACCGAACCCGACGGCCCCCGCCGACTATGCGCTGCGGCCCATGAGCATGGAGTGGCAAGACGGCGGCGCCTACGCCTTGCTGGGGCCTTCCGGCTGCGGCAAGACGACCTTGCTCAATATCATCTCCGGCCTGGTGAAACCGTCGCATGGCAAGGTGCTGTTCGACGGCAAGGATGTGACGCAGCTGCCGACTGAGGCGAGGAATATCGCGCAAGTGTTCCAGTTTCCTGTCATTTACGACACCATGACCGTGCACGACAACCTGGCCTTTCCGTTGCGTAATCGCGGCTGGAAAGAGAGCGAGGTGAAAAAGCGCG
It encodes the following:
- a CDS encoding diguanylate cyclase, which translates into the protein MRLRKWLRGRLPASLKARMSVVVFLLVLAAVASLALATLAVAERGMRDVTGRQQYVSLASAAVFIDEELDAKRNVLRAMADSLAASGAHDGASLQRFLAAQTVLAREFYSAGVVGIDGVVLASVSPFKPQAGLNVKGRPYFEQTLATRHSVISAPLNGSISGMPIVVVTQPVFDAHGGVRYVLAASVNLRQPDFLGRLGALKPGPGGYLYIMTSEGVIVEHPDKSRIMQNIVAKGPISVPTRRAMQGFEGWLTGTTTQGVDALFAYHRIASTGWILASVYPMSDAFAPLHAIRSKILLAAVLLAALAGLAGWRVVLRLLQPLERLRRQVHQIRRQRLGIEVLQIERRDEIGDLSRDFYSLVAEREIAEAQTRDSERRLKLLTDHVPVVIVYIDREHRYQFINATFEKWFGRSQQESMMQSIREVLGEEAYQLREEYLLRAFAGEEVEYEFTIGGEGDAGRRAFQTSYVPDVGESGVVEGVYGLIHEITKTKAMHTALQFAAATDTLTGIANRRRFDEQLAQSMQRTRAARAPMALAYLDIDRFKAINDSLGHKAGDEVLKEFASRLVRSVRASDLVARLAGDEFVIILEGVNSAAEVRHVGTKIVDAIRQPFELASGPLPVTTSIGIAIFREGALTATQLLDLADQALYAAKGQGRDGVALLEAAP
- a CDS encoding pyridoxal-phosphate dependent enzyme — translated: MALHIETPLLNSRALSLHSERAIWLKLEALQPPGSFKIRGIGLACEEYARRGASRFISSSGGNAGIAVAYAGRQLGIPVIVVVPETTSARAKALIAQEGAEVIVHGAAWQEANALAQAMLTPQDAFLHPFDDPLLWQGHAGMIDEVASAGLKPDAVVLSVGGGGLLAGVAEGLQRNGWDDVALVAVETQGAASLAAAVAAREHVALPAVTSIATSLAARQVCAQAYAISQTRLLHSVVVSDRAAVDACQRFITDQRLVVEPACGAALAAVYGKAPELAPYRKVLVIVCGGVTATTQQLDHWTATL
- a CDS encoding MarR family transcriptional regulator, coding for MSHNFETAATPQAAHPNSVPVSELEAHLGYWLRFVSNHVSHSFQKKAEANGVTVSEWVVLREMFRLGCTSPTVLAQVSGMSKGAVSKLIDRLESKGMVSKSILLADRRQHSIELTTEGEALVPVLAGMADQNDEEFFGQLPRQLRDDLLEAMKEVARTHQLKSAPLN
- a CDS encoding LysR family transcriptional regulator — translated: MDLLDSMKVYVLAVEKGSLSAAAAACGISATMAGNHLRTLEKRLGMQLLQRTTRRQHLTAFGEDYYARCKEILRLVSETDVQAQNLQLAPAGKLRITAPLTFGAEALMPAMAVYLERYPEVSIDVALSDRVVDLVEEGFEAAIRIGQLPDSTLIARPLAPYRLMICASPDYLARKGTPRQPADLSQHECLSFSPAALAHWRLTGQQDDVCSVPVSGRLQVNHGQALRVAALHGMGIVLQPTFLLETDVQAGRLVQLFPTHALPSRPLSVVYLPDRYRSPKLRSFVDFLVERFI
- a CDS encoding NAD(P)-dependent alcohol dehydrogenase, whose translation is MKAIQLTAPSLTAFRQTELPEPQAGRGEVLLRLRAATLNFLDVAIATGNFAGGAFPLIPVADGAGEVAALGDGVSGLAVGDRVIPHFMPNWQGGAISPHNVGAMRGVTLPGSLAEYVTVPVASLVPLPAHLDFVQGAALPIAATTAWNAVRSAQVRPGSVVLLLGTGGVSLFALQFAKASGATVILASSSDEKLERARQLGADHLINYRTTPAWDAEVLKLTAGRGADLVVETVGGATIVRSLNAAAVGGTVFTVGFVGGTAASIDLLPVIVKALRIVGNNTGSVADLAQAAQAIAAHGIVPVIDRVFSIDDTAEAYAELAAGGRHFGKLAIAH
- a CDS encoding DeoR/GlpR family DNA-binding transcription regulator, producing MILNPRQRRLLEVVREKVTMSVEELAQQLDVTPQTVRRDVKQMEEARLLARYHGGVGLPSSVENIDYSQRQVFNSDAKRRIAAAVAAQVPHGCSLLINIGTTTEEVARALGRHTGLHVVTNNLNVAAILADNAACEVIVAGGVVRGRDRGIVGEATIDFIRQFKVDIGIIGISSIDEDGSLRDFDAREVKVAQAIIEQSREVWLVADQHKFGRKALVRLADLAQVDILFTDAPPPPRFAQVLRDANVKVRVAA
- the glpD gene encoding glycerol-3-phosphate dehydrogenase, which encodes MAAAQQGVETTMACDVLVVGGGINGAGIARDAAGRGLSVVLCEKDDLASHTSSASTKLIHGGLRYLEYYKFGLVRKALIEREVLLRSAPHIMWPLRFVMPHAKGQRPAWLIRAGLFLYDMLAKREILPASSGIDLTRHAAGTPLKPEFKRGFVYSDGWVDDARLVVLNAVDAADKGAHVLTQTRCTMLAREGDGESWMATLQHASGRQTLVRARSVVNAAGPWTAEFLQQAAPGGQGRHLRLIKGSHIVVKRLFEHDHAYIFQHPDGRIVFAIPYEHDFTLIGTTDLDYHGDTGKVEIDDEEIRYLCELSSYYFSKPVNPADVVWTYAGVRPLVEDAAADAKAVTRDYRFELDQEGAPLLSVFGGKITTFRKLAEEAMDMLAPLLGNTLPAWTASACLPGGDVYGAVPQNRSVREFGQFVQGLQREYPWLPAALVARYARAYGTRIHVLLAGRSEVAAMGEEIAAGLYAAEVDYLRRHEWAVSAADILWRRSKLGLHLPRETAGMLDAWLLQHPLLP